One window from the genome of Bacillus oleivorans encodes:
- the hslO gene encoding Hsp33 family molecular chaperone HslO: protein MNDYLIKALAFDGQVRAYAVSSTETVSEAQSRHHTWPTASAALGRTMTAAVMMGAMLKGEAKLTVKIEGKGPIGVILADSNAKGDVRGYVTNPQTHIEERNEQGKLNVGAAVGTDGTLTVVKDLGLRENFSGQVPLVSGELGDDFTYYFVTSEQTPSSVGVGVLVNPDNSIKASGGFILQLLPNCEEETIRFIEQRLSKIPPISTMIDRGLTPEEILDELLGKENVKVLEKMPIQFTCTCSKERFASAIISLGKEEIREMIEEDGEAEASCHFCNAKYHYSKEELEELLEEAK from the coding sequence ATGAATGATTATTTAATTAAAGCGCTGGCGTTTGATGGACAAGTACGAGCATATGCGGTTTCTTCAACGGAAACAGTCTCAGAAGCGCAAAGCCGCCATCATACTTGGCCTACTGCATCCGCTGCATTAGGACGAACAATGACTGCCGCCGTTATGATGGGTGCAATGTTAAAAGGAGAAGCAAAATTAACGGTAAAAATTGAGGGGAAAGGTCCCATAGGTGTCATTTTAGCTGATAGTAATGCTAAGGGTGATGTAAGGGGATACGTAACAAATCCGCAAACCCATATTGAGGAAAGAAATGAGCAAGGGAAGCTAAATGTTGGTGCCGCCGTTGGAACAGATGGAACCTTAACGGTCGTAAAAGATTTAGGTTTGAGAGAAAACTTTTCAGGCCAAGTTCCGCTTGTCTCTGGAGAACTTGGCGATGATTTCACCTATTATTTTGTTACATCGGAACAAACCCCTTCATCTGTCGGGGTGGGGGTTTTAGTTAATCCTGATAACTCAATAAAAGCGAGCGGGGGATTTATTTTACAGCTTCTGCCCAATTGTGAGGAAGAAACGATCCGTTTTATCGAGCAAAGACTAAGCAAAATTCCCCCTATATCGACTATGATTGACCGCGGACTGACACCGGAAGAAATATTAGATGAATTGCTAGGCAAAGAAAACGTAAAGGTATTAGAAAAAATGCCGATTCAGTTCACATGCACCTGTTCAAAAGAACGATTTGCAAGCGCCATTATCAGTTTAGGGAAAGAAGAAATTCGCGAGATGATTGAAGAAGATGGAGAAGCTGAAGCATCTTGCCATTTTTGTAACGCCAAGTATCACTACTCTAAAGAAGAACTTGAAGAATTATTAGAAGAAGCAAAATAA
- the folP gene encoding dihydropteroate synthase: protein MNQQAVIPCGKYQLDFSNKTLIMGIINVTPDSFSDGGKFNSVEKAVEHADRLVQEGADLLDIGGESTRPGHEPVSAEEELERVIPVIEAITKRISVPLSVDTYKAEVARKAVEAGASIINDIWGAKKEPEIAAVAKQYNVPIILMHNREKQPYHDFIKDAFDDLRMSIAIAKKAGIRDEHIILDPGIGFAKTFEENVLMMQHLDELVAMGYPVLLATSRKRMIGHILDLPVSERMEGTGATVCYGIQKGCQLVRVHDVKEIKRMVDVMDVLCGKRKMNG, encoded by the coding sequence ATGAATCAGCAAGCGGTTATTCCATGCGGGAAGTACCAGCTAGATTTTTCAAATAAGACTCTCATCATGGGAATCATAAATGTTACACCCGATTCATTTTCGGACGGCGGCAAATTTAATAGTGTGGAGAAAGCGGTTGAGCATGCGGACCGCCTTGTTCAAGAAGGAGCAGATCTATTAGATATTGGAGGAGAATCAACCCGGCCTGGGCATGAGCCAGTTTCCGCTGAAGAAGAACTAGAACGAGTTATTCCGGTAATAGAGGCCATCACAAAAAGAATCTCCGTTCCTCTTTCTGTTGATACCTATAAGGCAGAAGTGGCAAGGAAAGCGGTTGAAGCGGGGGCATCCATCATAAATGATATTTGGGGAGCGAAAAAGGAACCGGAAATAGCTGCAGTTGCTAAGCAGTATAATGTTCCGATCATCTTAATGCATAACCGGGAGAAACAGCCATACCATGATTTTATTAAGGATGCCTTTGACGACTTAAGAATGAGCATTGCGATCGCTAAAAAGGCAGGAATTCGGGATGAACACATCATTTTGGATCCGGGTATCGGCTTTGCCAAGACCTTTGAGGAAAATGTGCTGATGATGCAGCATCTGGACGAGCTCGTTGCGATGGGTTATCCAGTCCTCCTTGCTACTTCCAGAAAAAGAATGATTGGACATATTTTAGACCTTCCTGTCTCAGAGCGAATGGAAGGGACAGGTGCAACGGTTTGTTATGGAATTCAAAAAGGCTGCCAGCTAGTTCGTGTTCATGACGTGAAGGAAATTAAAAGAATGGTAGACGTAATGGATGTTTTATGCGGAAAGAGGAAAATGAATGGATAA
- the cysK gene encoding cysteine synthase A has protein sequence MVKIVNSITELIGETPIVKLNRLVDEDSAEVYAKLEYMNPGSSVKDRIALAMIEAAESDGILKDGDTIIEPTSGNTGIGIAMVAAAKGYKTIIVMPETMSMERRNLLRAYGAELVLTPGPEGMRGAVQKAEELANEHSYFMPQQFKNLANPEVHRSTTGKEIVEQMGVQLDAFVAGIGTGGTITGAGDVLKEKYPGIHIIAVEPKDSPILSGGKPGPHKLQGLGPNFVPDTLNTEIYEEIIHVTTDEAFEYARKAAKEEGILGGISSGAAICAALQVAKRLGKGKKVLTVLPSNGERYLSTPLYQFDEQ, from the coding sequence ATGGTGAAAATAGTGAATTCAATTACTGAATTAATTGGCGAAACACCGATTGTAAAACTAAATCGTTTAGTGGATGAAGATTCTGCTGAAGTATATGCAAAACTTGAGTATATGAACCCGGGAAGCAGTGTAAAAGACAGAATTGCTTTAGCTATGATCGAAGCAGCTGAAAGCGATGGTATTTTAAAAGATGGCGATACAATTATTGAGCCGACCAGCGGAAATACGGGAATTGGAATTGCAATGGTTGCAGCAGCAAAGGGCTATAAAACCATAATTGTTATGCCGGAAACGATGAGTATGGAAAGACGGAATCTTTTACGTGCTTATGGGGCTGAGCTTGTACTAACACCTGGTCCAGAAGGTATGAGAGGGGCTGTACAAAAAGCTGAAGAACTTGCTAATGAACATAGCTACTTCATGCCGCAACAGTTTAAAAACTTAGCAAACCCAGAAGTTCACCGGAGTACCACAGGAAAAGAAATAGTCGAGCAAATGGGCGTTCAGTTAGATGCTTTTGTTGCAGGTATCGGAACAGGCGGTACGATTACAGGCGCCGGCGATGTATTAAAAGAGAAATACCCTGGGATTCATATTATTGCTGTAGAACCAAAGGATTCGCCTATTTTATCAGGCGGTAAACCAGGTCCTCATAAATTACAAGGACTTGGACCAAACTTTGTTCCAGATACTTTAAATACAGAAATTTATGAAGAAATTATTCATGTAACCACAGACGAAGCATTTGAATACGCCAGAAAGGCTGCGAAAGAAGAAGGCATTTTAGGCGGCATTTCTTCAGGTGCAGCGATTTGTGCAGCGCTTCAGGTTGCTAAAAGACTTGGAAAAGGGAAAAAAGTGTTAACTGTTCTTCCAAGTAATGGTGAGCGTTACTTAAGTACTCCGCTCTATCAATTTGATGAACAATAA
- a CDS encoding peptidyl-prolyl cis-trans isomerase, producing MPKPLSTFVIIGLLLTNCLTIAYFSYKNSSAAPAMQQGEVVAKVGAVEITREQWMNSLEQQYGRMTLKDLINDEVIEQLAKEYDIEVDEEEVTRESTYFNSMYGMAPSENFDEDEWKDEIRRVIILEELLTKDVTIPEEDMQRYFEENQHLFSIQDTYHLAHIVVKTEEEANQTIEELKGGSSFAVLAMERSIDEFTSAQGGSLGFVSLQDHTIPSEYGDVLAEMKPETWSDPFKRENEYSILYLHEKIDGQTWEYEEVKEQIRRKIALEQIETPISASEFWDELGVEWFYGDQK from the coding sequence TTGCCAAAACCGTTGTCTACCTTTGTCATTATTGGATTATTGTTAACGAATTGTCTCACAATTGCTTATTTTTCATATAAAAATTCATCCGCTGCTCCAGCCATGCAGCAAGGGGAAGTGGTTGCAAAGGTTGGGGCTGTAGAGATCACCCGTGAACAATGGATGAATAGCTTAGAACAGCAATACGGGAGAATGACGCTAAAAGATTTAATTAACGATGAAGTGATTGAACAGCTAGCAAAGGAGTATGATATTGAAGTAGACGAAGAAGAAGTGACAAGGGAAAGCACCTATTTTAATTCTATGTATGGGATGGCGCCTTCGGAAAATTTTGATGAGGACGAATGGAAGGATGAAATTAGAAGGGTTATCATTTTAGAAGAATTGCTGACAAAAGATGTGACTATTCCTGAGGAGGATATGCAGCGTTATTTTGAAGAAAATCAGCATCTTTTTTCGATCCAAGATACGTACCACCTTGCTCATATTGTAGTAAAGACGGAAGAAGAAGCCAACCAAACAATTGAGGAGTTAAAGGGCGGATCAAGCTTTGCTGTTTTAGCAATGGAACGGTCGATTGATGAATTTACCTCTGCTCAAGGCGGCAGTCTCGGGTTTGTATCGCTTCAAGATCATACCATTCCATCTGAATATGGGGATGTTTTAGCAGAGATGAAACCTGAAACCTGGTCAGATCCGTTCAAACGGGAGAATGAATACTCCATCCTTTATCTGCATGAAAAAATCGATGGCCAAACGTGGGAATATGAAGAAGTAAAAGAACAAATTCGCCGAAAAATTGCCTTAGAACAAATTGAAACCCCTATATCTGCAAGCGAATTCTGGGATGAACTAGGAGTGGAATGGTTTTACGGCGATCAGAAATAA
- a CDS encoding type III pantothenate kinase — MIFVLDVGNTNIVLGVYEGDHLKYHWRVETNRHKTEDEYAMIIKGLYDHSGLSFSDIDGIIISSVVPPIMFSLERMCVKYFNIDPLVVGPGVKTGLNIKYDNPKEVGADRIVNAVAAIHDYGSPLIIVDFGTATTYCYIDEHKQYCGGAIAPGISISTEALYSKAAKLPRIEIAKPDQIVGRNTVSAMQSGILYGYVGQVEGIVSRMKKQSHQNPTVITTGGLANLISEECDVIDIVDPFLTLKGLRLIYERNMESLKNK, encoded by the coding sequence ATGATTTTTGTCTTGGATGTGGGAAATACGAATATTGTATTAGGGGTCTATGAAGGGGATCATTTGAAATATCATTGGAGAGTTGAAACGAACCGACATAAAACCGAAGATGAATATGCCATGATCATTAAGGGTTTATATGACCACTCAGGTCTATCCTTTTCAGATATAGATGGAATTATCATTTCCTCTGTTGTTCCTCCAATCATGTTTTCGTTAGAGAGAATGTGTGTGAAGTATTTTAACATTGATCCGTTAGTAGTCGGTCCGGGTGTAAAAACAGGACTTAATATAAAATATGATAACCCGAAAGAAGTGGGTGCTGACCGGATTGTTAATGCGGTAGCAGCGATTCATGACTATGGAAGCCCCCTCATTATCGTCGACTTTGGCACAGCTACTACATATTGTTATATTGATGAGCATAAGCAATATTGCGGTGGTGCGATTGCTCCGGGGATCAGTATATCAACCGAAGCTCTCTATTCAAAAGCGGCAAAGCTGCCAAGAATTGAAATTGCCAAACCCGACCAAATTGTTGGAAGAAATACAGTTTCTGCGATGCAATCGGGTATATTATATGGGTACGTTGGTCAGGTAGAAGGTATTGTATCCAGAATGAAAAAACAGAGTCATCAAAATCCGACTGTGATTACAACAGGCGGATTAGCTAATTTAATTTCAGAAGAGTGCGATGTTATTGATATTGTAGATCCTTTTCTTACTTTAAAGGGATTACGCCTTATTTATGAGAGAAATATGGAGAGTCTAAAAAATAAATAA
- the folB gene encoding dihydroneopterin aldolase: MDKILLNRMAFYGYHGVFTEETKLGQRFYVDIILELDLKKAGELDDLVETVNYAEVYRLCLEIVEGKAYKLIEAVAEKIAETIFVRFEKVQACTIKVIKPDPPIPGHYESVAVEITRRRP, from the coding sequence ATGGATAAAATCTTACTTAACCGAATGGCATTTTACGGGTATCATGGCGTTTTTACTGAGGAAACCAAGCTCGGCCAAAGATTTTATGTAGATATTATCCTGGAACTTGACTTAAAAAAGGCTGGCGAGCTGGATGATTTAGTTGAGACCGTTAATTATGCAGAAGTGTACCGGCTTTGTTTAGAAATTGTGGAAGGAAAGGCATATAAATTAATCGAAGCCGTCGCTGAGAAAATTGCTGAAACGATATTTGTCCGGTTCGAAAAAGTCCAAGCCTGCACGATTAAAGTCATTAAACCAGACCCTCCTATTCCTGGGCACTATGAGAGTGTAGCTGTGGAAATTACGAGGCGACGTCCATGA